One Solea senegalensis isolate Sse05_10M linkage group LG3, IFAPA_SoseM_1, whole genome shotgun sequence genomic window carries:
- the cd99l2 gene encoding CD99 antigen-like protein 2 isoform X1, with amino-acid sequence MATVSPLFSVTKSVLLLFLLLSPLLVLSQDPFELSDALDGADDSKPTTPAPKPAKPAGGEGGGGDFDLRDLFKDSVTTTTTKAPPKVPSSTKAPVKPKPKPKPADDDLNLADALDPNNDIGGKDKNKGQGGGISDTDLIDVSKDESYKPDKGKGGHSRGESDVINYNDDNSDTTAEVGTIAGIASAVVMALMGAITSYISYQKKKLCFSIQQSLNTDMVKAENPDAVVATEPQVQQTLLESSNAEPPTEENAV; translated from the exons ATGGCTACCGTCTCTCCTCTGTTCAGCGTGACGAagagtgtgctgctgctgtttctgctgctgtcgcCGCTGCTAG TCCTGTCTCAGGATCCATTTGAGCTGTCTGATGCTCTGGATGGTGCTGATGACAGTAAACCAA CAACACCTGCACCCAAACCAGCAAAaccagcaggaggagaaggaggaggaggag ATTTTGATTTGCgggatttatttaaagacagtgtcaccaccaccaccaccaaagcTCCACCCAAGGTCCCCTCAAGTACAAAAGCTCCAGTCAAACCAAAACCCAAACCCAAACCAG CTGATGATGACCTGAACCTGGCTGATGCCTTAGATCCTAACAATGACATTGGTGGCAAAGACAAGAACAAAGGGCAGGGAG GTGGAATTTCTGACACTGATCTGATAGATGTTAGTAAAGATGAATCCTACAAGCCTGACAAAGGCAAAG GTGGACACTCACGTGGCGAGAGTGATGTGATTAACTATAATGATGACAACAGCG ACACCACAGCGGAGGTGGGCACCATTGCAGGGATTGCTAGTGCCGTAGTTATGGCACTGATGGGTGCCATCACCAGTTACATCTCttatcagaagaagaagctgtgcTTCAGCATCCAGC AGAGCCTGAACACTGATATGGTGAAGGCTGAGAACCCTGACGCTGTGGTGGCTACAGAACCACAAg TCCAGCAGACTCTACTGGAATCTTCCAACGCTGAGCCTCCCACTGAAGAGAACGCTgtgtaa
- the cd99l2 gene encoding CD99 antigen-like protein 2 isoform X2, translating into MATVSPLFSVTKSVLLLFLLLSPLLVLSQDPFELSDALDGADDSKPTTPAPKPAKPAGGEGGGGDFDLRDLFKDSVTTTTTKAPPKVPSSTKAPVKPKPKPKPGGISDTDLIDVSKDESYKPDKGKGGHSRGESDVINYNDDNSDTTAEVGTIAGIASAVVMALMGAITSYISYQKKKLCFSIQQSLNTDMVKAENPDAVVATEPQVQQTLLESSNAEPPTEENAV; encoded by the exons ATGGCTACCGTCTCTCCTCTGTTCAGCGTGACGAagagtgtgctgctgctgtttctgctgctgtcgcCGCTGCTAG TCCTGTCTCAGGATCCATTTGAGCTGTCTGATGCTCTGGATGGTGCTGATGACAGTAAACCAA CAACACCTGCACCCAAACCAGCAAAaccagcaggaggagaaggaggaggaggag ATTTTGATTTGCgggatttatttaaagacagtgtcaccaccaccaccaccaaagcTCCACCCAAGGTCCCCTCAAGTACAAAAGCTCCAGTCAAACCAAAACCCAAACCCAAACCAG GTGGAATTTCTGACACTGATCTGATAGATGTTAGTAAAGATGAATCCTACAAGCCTGACAAAGGCAAAG GTGGACACTCACGTGGCGAGAGTGATGTGATTAACTATAATGATGACAACAGCG ACACCACAGCGGAGGTGGGCACCATTGCAGGGATTGCTAGTGCCGTAGTTATGGCACTGATGGGTGCCATCACCAGTTACATCTCttatcagaagaagaagctgtgcTTCAGCATCCAGC AGAGCCTGAACACTGATATGGTGAAGGCTGAGAACCCTGACGCTGTGGTGGCTACAGAACCACAAg TCCAGCAGACTCTACTGGAATCTTCCAACGCTGAGCCTCCCACTGAAGAGAACGCTgtgtaa